One Actinomadura viridis genomic region harbors:
- the acsA gene encoding acetate--CoA ligase, which translates to MNRATTAGNATIAGTAAAATISKAGEAGAPANLTDYERTRARFSWSDARALLDGLPGGRGLNIAHEAVDRHAAGPRAGTVALRCLDRAGAVTELTYAELAAESARFANALRALGVGRGERVFSLLGRVPELYATALGTLKNTSVFSPLFPAFGPEPIAERLRLGGGRALVTSPELYERKVAPIRAELPDLAHVLLVGAAPDDPGPAGTIPYRAVTEAVAPLFEIPPTDPEDMALLHFTSGTTGRPKGAVHVHEAVVAHHATAAYALDLRAGDVFWCTADPGWVTGTSYGIVAPLTHGATLLVDAAEFEAARWYRTLEEQRVTVWYTAPTALRMLMRHGTGPARARDLSALRFVASVGEPLNPEVVVWGAEALGRPVHDNWWQTETGAIMIGNFAAMDIRPGSMGRPLPGIEAALLERGADGRALVTPGGHVRVIDEPGRDGELALAPGWPSMFRGYLDDPGRYAASFAGGWYLTGDIARRDEDGYYWFVARADDVIESAGHLVGPFEVESVLMEHPAVAEAGVIGKPDPIAGEIVKAFVTLRPGHRPDEALRRELVAFGRRRLASLAPKEIVFEPHLPHTRSGKVMRRLLKARELGLPEGDVSTLEETP; encoded by the coding sequence GCGGGCTCAACATCGCCCACGAGGCGGTGGACCGGCACGCGGCCGGGCCGCGCGCCGGGACCGTGGCGCTGCGCTGCCTGGACCGCGCCGGCGCGGTCACCGAGCTGACGTACGCGGAACTGGCCGCCGAGAGCGCCCGGTTCGCCAACGCGCTGCGGGCGCTGGGAGTGGGCCGCGGCGAACGTGTCTTCTCCCTTCTGGGAAGGGTCCCGGAGCTGTACGCCACGGCGCTGGGCACGTTGAAGAACACCAGCGTGTTCTCGCCGCTGTTCCCGGCGTTCGGCCCGGAGCCGATCGCCGAACGGCTGCGGCTGGGCGGGGGCCGGGCGCTGGTGACCAGCCCCGAGTTGTACGAGCGGAAGGTGGCCCCGATCCGGGCGGAGCTGCCGGACCTGGCGCACGTGCTCCTGGTCGGGGCCGCCCCCGACGACCCGGGCCCCGCCGGCACGATCCCGTACCGGGCGGTGACCGAGGCGGTCGCGCCGCTCTTCGAGATCCCGCCGACCGACCCCGAGGACATGGCGCTGCTGCACTTCACCAGCGGCACGACGGGCCGTCCCAAGGGCGCGGTGCACGTCCACGAGGCGGTGGTCGCCCACCACGCGACGGCCGCGTACGCCCTGGACCTGCGCGCCGGGGACGTGTTCTGGTGCACCGCCGACCCTGGCTGGGTGACCGGGACCTCGTACGGGATCGTCGCCCCGCTCACCCACGGCGCGACGCTGCTGGTGGACGCCGCCGAGTTCGAGGCGGCGCGCTGGTACCGGACGCTGGAGGAGCAGCGGGTCACCGTCTGGTACACCGCGCCGACCGCGCTGCGGATGCTGATGCGGCACGGGACCGGTCCGGCGCGCGCCCGCGACCTGTCGGCGCTGCGGTTCGTCGCCAGCGTGGGGGAGCCGCTGAACCCCGAGGTCGTGGTGTGGGGCGCGGAGGCGCTCGGCCGGCCCGTCCACGACAACTGGTGGCAGACCGAGACCGGCGCCATCATGATCGGCAACTTCGCGGCCATGGACATCCGGCCCGGCTCGATGGGCCGCCCGCTGCCGGGGATCGAGGCCGCGCTGCTGGAGCGCGGCGCCGACGGCCGGGCGCTCGTGACCCCCGGCGGGCACGTCCGGGTCATCGACGAGCCCGGACGGGACGGGGAGCTGGCGCTGGCCCCGGGCTGGCCGTCGATGTTCCGCGGCTACCTGGACGATCCCGGGCGCTACGCCGCCTCGTTCGCCGGCGGCTGGTACCTGACCGGGGACATCGCCCGCCGCGACGAGGACGGCTACTACTGGTTCGTCGCCCGCGCCGACGACGTCATCGAGTCCGCCGGGCACCTGGTCGGCCCGTTCGAGGTCGAGAGCGTGCTGATGGAGCACCCCGCGGTCGCCGAGGCCGGGGTGATCGGCAAGCCCGACCCGATCGCCGGGGAGATCGTCAAGGCGTTCGTGACGCTGCGGCCCGGCCACCGCCCGGACGAGGCGCTGCGCCGGGAGCTGGTGGCCTTCGGCCGGCGCCGGCTGGCCTCGCTGGCCCCGAAGGAGATCGTCTTCGAGCCGCACCTGCCGCACACCCGCAGCGGGAAGGTGATGCGCAGGCTGCTGAAGGCCCGCGAGCTGGGGCTTCCCGAGGGCGACGTGTCGACCCTGGAGGAGACGCCATGA
- the pdhA gene encoding pyruvate dehydrogenase (acetyl-transferring) E1 component subunit alpha has protein sequence MTATGRPAERGEAGGGQWELLRGMLLIRRFEERCVELYSAAKIRGFLHLYIGEEAVAAGTLRALTAEDAVVSTYREHGHALARGVPAEAIMAEMYGRATGCSGGRGGSMHLFDAARRFYGGHAIVGGGLPVAVGLALADRMRGLDRVTACVFGDGAMAEGAFHECVNLAALWRLPVLFVCENNRYAMGTALAREHAQTDLALRASSYGVASWAVDGMDVLAVEAAARRAAEAVRWGGGPHFLEMRTYRYRAHSMYDPDLYRGKAEIEEWKKRDPIDGLVARMRAGGRITDADLESLEKEIAAEIDAAIRSAEDAPLEPVEDLTRFVYAEKAGEAGKPGKPGKAGKAVRS, from the coding sequence ATGACGGCCACCGGACGTCCCGCCGAGCGCGGGGAGGCGGGCGGCGGGCAGTGGGAACTGCTGCGCGGGATGCTGCTGATCCGCCGATTCGAGGAGAGGTGCGTCGAGCTCTACAGCGCCGCCAAGATCCGCGGGTTCCTGCACCTGTACATCGGCGAGGAGGCCGTCGCGGCCGGAACGCTGCGCGCCCTGACCGCCGAGGACGCGGTCGTGTCCACCTACCGCGAGCACGGCCACGCCCTGGCCCGCGGCGTCCCCGCCGAGGCGATCATGGCGGAGATGTACGGCCGGGCCACCGGCTGCAGCGGGGGCCGCGGCGGGTCGATGCACCTCTTCGACGCGGCCCGGCGCTTCTACGGAGGCCACGCCATCGTCGGCGGCGGCCTGCCGGTCGCCGTCGGGCTGGCGCTGGCCGACCGGATGCGGGGGCTCGACCGGGTCACCGCCTGCGTCTTCGGCGACGGGGCGATGGCCGAGGGCGCGTTCCACGAGTGCGTGAACCTGGCCGCGCTCTGGCGCCTGCCGGTCCTGTTCGTCTGCGAGAACAACCGGTACGCGATGGGCACCGCGCTGGCCCGCGAGCACGCCCAGACCGACCTGGCGCTGCGGGCGTCCTCGTACGGGGTGGCCTCCTGGGCCGTGGACGGCATGGACGTGCTCGCCGTCGAGGCCGCCGCGCGGCGCGCGGCCGAGGCGGTGCGCTGGGGAGGCGGGCCGCACTTCCTGGAGATGCGGACCTACCGGTACCGCGCCCACTCGATGTACGACCCCGACCTGTACCGCGGCAAGGCCGAGATCGAGGAGTGGAAGAAGCGCGACCCGATCGACGGCCTGGTCGCCCGGATGCGCGCCGGCGGCCGGATCACCGACGCCGATCTGGAGTCGCTGGAGAAGGAGATCGCGGCCGAGATCGACGCCGCCATCCGGTCCGCCGAGGACGCCCCGCTCGAACCCGTGGAGGACCTCACCCGGTTCGTCTACGCGGAGAAGGCGGGAGAGGCGGGGAAGCCGGGGAAGCCAGGGAAGGCGGGAAAGGCGGTGCGGTCATGA
- a CDS encoding alpha-ketoacid dehydrogenase subunit beta has translation MSEPARTAAKRARRTRAGTSGTSGSPGNPGNPAGKAADGRSGKAPGTITYREAMREAIAEAIERDERVFLMGEDVGRYGGCFAVSLGLLERFGPERIRDTPLSEAAFVGAGIGAALAGMRPIVEIMTVNFSLLALDQIVNNAATLRHMSGGQFGVPLVIRMTTGAGRQLAAQHSHSLEGWYAHVPGLRILAPATVEDARGMLWTALEDPDPVLLFEHGSLYNASGEPPAAAGPVDIDRAAVRRPGRDVTLITYGGTLPGTLAAAGRLAEDGIEAEVVDLRTLRPLDDETIMASVRRTHRVVIVDEAWRSGGLAAEVSARVTEQAFYDLDAPVERVCGAEVPTPYAAHLERAALPGPDDIAAGARRAVRNDA, from the coding sequence ATGAGCGAACCGGCGCGGACGGCCGCCAAGCGGGCGCGCAGGACACGGGCCGGAACGTCCGGAACGTCCGGGAGCCCGGGGAACCCTGGGAACCCCGCAGGAAAGGCCGCGGACGGGCGCTCGGGGAAGGCGCCCGGCACCATCACCTACCGGGAGGCGATGCGGGAGGCCATCGCCGAGGCGATCGAACGCGACGAGCGGGTCTTCCTCATGGGCGAGGACGTGGGCCGCTACGGCGGCTGCTTCGCGGTCAGCCTCGGCCTGCTGGAACGGTTCGGGCCCGAGCGGATCCGCGACACGCCCCTGTCGGAGGCCGCGTTCGTCGGCGCGGGCATCGGCGCCGCGCTGGCCGGGATGCGGCCCATCGTCGAGATCATGACGGTCAACTTCAGCCTGCTGGCGCTGGACCAGATCGTCAACAACGCCGCGACCCTCCGGCACATGTCCGGGGGGCAGTTCGGGGTGCCGCTGGTGATCCGGATGACGACCGGCGCGGGCCGCCAGCTGGCCGCCCAGCACTCGCACAGCCTGGAGGGCTGGTACGCGCACGTCCCCGGCCTGCGCATCCTGGCCCCCGCCACCGTGGAGGACGCTCGCGGCATGCTCTGGACGGCCCTGGAGGACCCCGACCCCGTCCTCCTCTTCGAGCACGGCTCCCTCTACAACGCGTCCGGCGAGCCGCCCGCCGCGGCGGGCCCGGTGGACATCGACCGGGCGGCGGTCCGGCGCCCCGGCCGCGACGTCACGCTGATCACCTACGGCGGCACGCTGCCCGGGACGCTGGCCGCGGCGGGCCGGCTCGCCGAGGACGGCATCGAGGCGGAGGTCGTCGACCTGCGCACGCTGCGCCCGCTGGACGACGAGACGATCATGGCCTCGGTCCGCCGCACCCACCGCGTCGTGATCGTCGACGAGGCGTGGCGCTCGGGCGGGCTGGCGGCCGAGGTCTCCGCCCGCGTCACCGAGCAGGCGTTCTACGACCTGGACGCCCCGGTGGAACGGGTCTGCGGGGCCGAGGTCCCCACCCCGTACGCGGCGCACCTGGAACGGGCGGCGCTGCCGGGGCCCGACGACATCGCGGCGGGCGCGCGGCGGGCGGTGCGCAACGATGCCTGA
- a CDS encoding dihydrolipoamide acetyltransferase family protein yields the protein MPEFTMPSLGADMDEGTLVEWRVAPGDRVRHGDVVAVVDTAKAAIEVECFADGLVDRLLVEPGTTVPVGTPLATIVPAGAPRPEPEPKPEPAEAAPAPEPRPTPEPEPEAPSRVSSPLVRHLAEAKGVDLARVHGTGRGERITRTDVDRATGAEPRARVTPYARRLAAGSGVDLRRVTGTGARGTIRAEDVRRAGRRPAKAPEPAPRPEEPRPEEPRPAADRRTAMRRAIGRLMSRSKREIPHYYVSTTIDMSPALSWLRERNRELPVSRRVLPAALLLKASALAAREVPELNGHWIDDGFVPSEAVHLGVAIALRGGGLVTPALRDAGLRTPEDLMAALKDLVGRARGGRLRGSELTGATLTVTDLGDQGVETVTGVIYPPQVALVGFGKVVERPWAVDGLLGVRPLVTATLAADHRASDGYGGARYLEAVTRLLQDPEGL from the coding sequence ATGCCTGAGTTCACGATGCCGTCCCTGGGAGCGGACATGGACGAGGGCACCCTGGTGGAGTGGCGGGTCGCGCCGGGCGACCGGGTCCGGCACGGTGACGTCGTCGCCGTGGTCGACACCGCCAAGGCCGCCATCGAGGTCGAGTGCTTCGCCGACGGCCTCGTCGACCGGCTCCTGGTCGAGCCCGGCACGACCGTCCCGGTCGGCACGCCGCTGGCGACCATCGTCCCGGCCGGTGCGCCCCGCCCCGAACCCGAGCCCAAGCCCGAGCCTGCCGAAGCCGCACCCGCACCCGAACCCCGGCCCACGCCCGAGCCCGAGCCCGAGGCGCCGTCCCGCGTCTCCTCGCCCCTCGTCCGGCATCTCGCCGAGGCCAAGGGCGTCGACCTGGCGCGGGTGCACGGGACCGGGCGGGGCGAGCGGATCACCCGGACCGACGTCGACCGCGCCACCGGGGCCGAGCCGAGGGCCCGCGTCACCCCGTACGCCCGGCGGCTGGCCGCCGGGTCCGGCGTCGACCTCCGCCGCGTGACCGGCACCGGGGCGCGGGGAACGATCCGCGCCGAGGACGTCCGGCGCGCCGGACGGCGTCCCGCGAAGGCCCCCGAGCCCGCGCCTCGGCCCGAGGAGCCCCGGCCCGAGGAGCCCCGGCCCGCCGCGGACAGGCGGACGGCCATGCGCCGCGCGATCGGGCGCCTGATGAGCCGGTCCAAGCGCGAGATCCCGCACTACTACGTGAGCACCACGATCGACATGTCCCCGGCCCTCTCCTGGCTGCGCGAACGCAACCGGGAACTGCCGGTGTCGCGGCGCGTCCTCCCCGCCGCGCTGCTGCTCAAGGCGAGCGCCCTGGCGGCGCGCGAGGTGCCGGAGCTGAACGGCCACTGGATCGACGACGGTTTCGTCCCGAGCGAGGCCGTCCACCTGGGAGTGGCCATCGCGCTGCGCGGCGGCGGCCTGGTCACCCCGGCGCTGCGCGACGCCGGCTTGCGGACGCCCGAGGACCTGATGGCCGCCCTCAAGGACCTCGTGGGCCGGGCCCGCGGGGGCAGGCTGCGCGGCAGCGAGCTGACCGGCGCCACCCTCACCGTCACCGACCTCGGCGACCAGGGGGTGGAGACGGTGACCGGCGTGATCTACCCGCCGCAGGTGGCGCTGGTCGGGTTCGGCAAGGTCGTGGAACGCCCCTGGGCGGTGGACGGCCTGCTCGGCGTCCGGCCCCTGGTCACCGCGACGCTGGCCGCCGACCACCGCGCCAGCGACGGCTACGGCGGCGCCCGCTACCTGGAGGCCGTCACCCGCCTGCTCCAGGACCCGGAGGGACTATGA
- a CDS encoding acyl carrier protein, with the protein MTPSETRELVTGALQEVAPDLGPADLADDGASLRDDLRLDSLDFLNFVEALGDRTGLRIEEDDYPRLATVGDCVAYLAGDRRTPPGEPPPENR; encoded by the coding sequence ATGACGCCGAGCGAGACACGCGAACTGGTCACCGGGGCGCTTCAGGAGGTCGCTCCCGACCTCGGCCCGGCGGACCTGGCCGACGACGGCGCGAGCCTGCGGGACGACCTGCGGCTCGACTCGCTGGACTTCCTGAACTTCGTGGAGGCCCTCGGTGACCGCACGGGCCTCCGGATCGAGGAGGACGACTACCCCCGGCTCGCCACGGTCGGGGACTGCGTCGCCTACCTCGCCGGAGACCGGAGGACGCCGCCCGGCGAGCCGCCCCCGGAGAACCGGTGA
- the ppsA gene encoding phosphoenolpyruvate synthase, with product MTQSDLVARFHEIGRGDVALVGGKNAGLGEMTRELAGAGVRVPEGFAVTAAAYRLFVASGDLRAPIAAQLARLRHGAPLPEAGAAVRARILETELPHEVVVAVRAAYHELGGITGERDPVVAVRSSATAEDLPEASFAGQQESFLNVTGERALLDACRRCYASLFTDRAISYREDHGFDHLSVALSIGVQRMVRADLGAAGVMFSLDTETGFPRTVVVNGAWGLGESVVGGRVDPDEYVVFKPLLDRPGLTPIVSATRGGKEIKVVYDAAGGTRTVPVLPAERDVPVLADEEILRLARWAVAVEEHYGTPMDMEWAKDGRTGEIFLVQARPETVQARREASLLHAYRLRERGERLAEGLAVGDAIAAAPVCNLASTADIGRFVDGAVLVTRVTDPDWEPIMKRAAAIVTDHGGRTSHAAIVSRELGVPAIIGTGGATRTLRDGDPVTVSCAEGDRGYVYRGLLDYEEREMDVASLPRTRTAVMLNLANPAAAFRWWRLPADGVGLARMEFVINNHVRVHPMALVHFDRLDREVRTEIAALTRGHPDRTEYFVERLAHGIARIAASRWPDPVIVRMSDFKTNEYARLIGGREFEPAEENPMIGWRGASRYYTEGYRAGFALECRAMRRVRDTIGLANVILMIPFCRTPAEADRVLAVMEEEGLVRGRDGLQVYVMAEIPSNIVLAREFAARFDGFSIGSNDLTQLTLGVDRDSTALAHLFDERDPAVTRSVESLIAAAHETGRKVGLCGQRPSDDPAFARFLVEAGIDSISVTPDSFLVVKENVAAAERALARGKAGPAEEPAPEARAAGSRQARPRLSRARRAR from the coding sequence ATGACGCAGTCCGACCTGGTCGCGCGGTTCCATGAGATCGGCCGCGGGGACGTCGCCCTGGTCGGCGGCAAGAACGCCGGGCTCGGTGAGATGACCCGCGAGCTGGCGGGGGCGGGGGTCCGCGTACCGGAGGGCTTCGCGGTCACCGCCGCCGCGTACCGCCTGTTCGTGGCCTCCGGTGACCTGCGCGCCCCCATCGCCGCCCAGCTGGCCCGGCTGCGCCATGGCGCGCCGCTTCCCGAGGCGGGCGCGGCCGTGCGCGCCCGCATCCTGGAGACCGAGCTCCCGCACGAGGTCGTCGTGGCCGTCCGCGCCGCGTACCACGAGCTGGGCGGGATCACCGGCGAGCGCGACCCGGTCGTGGCGGTCCGCAGCAGCGCCACCGCGGAGGACCTGCCCGAGGCCAGCTTCGCCGGGCAGCAGGAGTCGTTCCTCAACGTCACCGGGGAGAGGGCGCTGCTGGACGCGTGCCGGCGCTGCTACGCGTCGCTGTTCACCGACCGGGCGATCAGCTACCGCGAGGACCACGGCTTCGACCACCTGTCGGTCGCGCTGTCGATCGGCGTCCAGCGGATGGTCCGCGCCGACCTGGGCGCGGCCGGGGTGATGTTCTCCCTCGACACCGAGACCGGTTTCCCCCGCACCGTGGTGGTCAACGGCGCCTGGGGCCTGGGCGAGTCGGTCGTCGGCGGGCGGGTCGACCCCGACGAGTACGTGGTGTTCAAGCCGTTGCTGGACCGCCCCGGCCTGACCCCGATCGTGTCCGCCACCCGGGGCGGCAAGGAGATCAAGGTCGTCTACGACGCCGCCGGCGGGACCAGGACCGTCCCGGTGCTCCCGGCGGAACGGGACGTGCCCGTCCTGGCCGACGAGGAGATCCTCCGCCTGGCCCGCTGGGCCGTCGCCGTCGAGGAGCACTACGGGACGCCGATGGACATGGAGTGGGCCAAGGACGGCCGCACCGGCGAGATCTTCCTCGTCCAGGCCCGCCCGGAGACCGTCCAGGCGCGCCGGGAGGCGTCCCTGCTGCACGCCTACCGCCTGCGGGAACGGGGCGAGCGCCTGGCCGAGGGCCTGGCCGTCGGCGACGCGATCGCCGCCGCGCCGGTGTGCAACCTCGCCAGTACCGCCGACATCGGCCGTTTCGTCGACGGCGCCGTCCTGGTCACCCGCGTCACCGACCCCGACTGGGAGCCGATCATGAAGCGGGCGGCGGCGATCGTCACCGACCACGGCGGCCGGACCTCGCACGCCGCCATCGTCAGCCGGGAGCTGGGCGTGCCCGCGATCATCGGGACCGGCGGGGCCACCCGGACGCTGCGGGACGGCGACCCGGTGACGGTGTCCTGCGCCGAGGGCGACCGCGGCTACGTCTACCGGGGGCTGCTGGACTACGAGGAGCGGGAGATGGACGTCGCCTCGCTCCCGCGGACCCGTACCGCGGTGATGCTCAACCTGGCCAACCCGGCCGCCGCGTTCCGCTGGTGGCGGCTGCCCGCGGACGGCGTCGGGCTCGCCCGGATGGAGTTCGTGATCAACAACCATGTCCGGGTGCACCCCATGGCGCTGGTCCACTTCGACCGGCTGGACCGGGAGGTCCGGACGGAGATCGCCGCGCTGACCCGCGGCCACCCCGACCGGACCGAGTACTTCGTCGAGCGCCTGGCGCACGGCATCGCGCGGATCGCCGCGTCCCGCTGGCCGGACCCGGTGATCGTCCGGATGAGCGACTTCAAGACCAACGAGTACGCGCGGCTGATCGGCGGCCGGGAGTTCGAGCCGGCGGAGGAGAACCCCATGATCGGCTGGCGCGGGGCCAGCCGCTACTACACCGAGGGGTACCGGGCCGGGTTCGCGCTGGAGTGCCGGGCGATGCGCCGGGTCCGCGACACGATCGGGCTGGCCAACGTGATCCTGATGATCCCGTTCTGCCGGACGCCCGCCGAGGCCGACCGGGTGCTGGCGGTCATGGAGGAGGAGGGGCTGGTCCGGGGCCGCGACGGGCTCCAGGTGTACGTCATGGCGGAGATCCCGTCCAACATCGTCCTGGCCCGCGAGTTCGCCGCCCGGTTCGACGGCTTCTCCATCGGCAGCAACGACCTGACCCAGCTCACCCTGGGCGTGGACCGGGACTCCACCGCCCTGGCGCACCTGTTCGACGAGCGCGACCCCGCGGTCACCCGGAGCGTCGAGTCGCTCATCGCCGCCGCGCACGAGACGGGCCGCAAGGTCGGGCTGTGCGGGCAGCGTCCCAGCGACGACCCCGCGTTCGCGCGGTTCCTGGTGGAGGCCGGGATCGACTCGATCTCGGTCACCCCCGACAGCTTCCTGGTGGTCAAGGAGAACGTCGCCGCCGCCGAACGCGCCCTCGCGCGCGGGAAGGCCGGTCCGGCGGAGGAACCGGCGCCCGAGGCCAGGGCCGCCGGGTCGCGTCAGGCGCGCCCGCGCCTGTCCAGGGCGCGGCGGGCGAGGTAG
- a CDS encoding APC family permease: MGRPSPRGGEATEPRPARRLGTADAVVIGLGSMIGAGIFAVFAPAAAAAGSWLPAGLALAAVVAYCNATSSARLAALYPASGGTYVYGRERLGPFWGYLAGWAFVVGKTASCAAMALTVGAYAWPEHRQVVAVVAVLALTGVNYVGIRKSAWLTRAIVAVAVTVLAAVAVACLTGQGADAARLEPGGDATLLGVLQAAGLLFFAFAGYARIATLGEEVRDPARTIPRAIPIALGLTLLIYAAVAVAVLAVLGPERLAGAVAPLADAVRAAGVPELVPVVTAGAAVAALGSLLALILGVSRTTLAMARDRHLPGALAAVHPRFAVPHRAELAVGAVVAVLAATVDLRGAIGFSSFGVLLYYAVANASAWTLRRDEGRPAPAVPVVGLAGCLLLAATLPVTSVLAGAAVLAAGAAAYLARRALDRRGRA, encoded by the coding sequence ATGGGACGGCCGTCCCCACGAGGCGGAGAGGCCACCGAGCCGAGACCGGCCCGGCGGCTGGGCACGGCCGACGCGGTCGTGATCGGCCTGGGGTCGATGATCGGGGCGGGGATCTTCGCGGTGTTCGCCCCCGCCGCCGCGGCGGCCGGTTCGTGGCTGCCGGCAGGGCTGGCCCTCGCCGCCGTGGTGGCCTACTGCAACGCCACCTCCTCGGCCCGCCTGGCGGCGCTGTACCCGGCGTCCGGCGGCACCTACGTGTACGGGCGGGAGCGGCTGGGCCCGTTCTGGGGCTACCTGGCCGGATGGGCGTTCGTGGTCGGCAAGACCGCCTCGTGCGCGGCGATGGCGCTGACGGTCGGCGCGTACGCCTGGCCCGAGCACCGGCAGGTGGTGGCGGTGGTCGCGGTCCTCGCGCTGACGGGCGTCAACTACGTGGGGATCCGGAAGAGCGCCTGGCTGACCCGGGCCATCGTGGCGGTGGCGGTGACGGTGCTGGCGGCCGTGGCGGTGGCCTGCCTGACCGGGCAGGGCGCCGACGCGGCCCGCCTGGAGCCGGGCGGGGACGCGACGCTCCTGGGCGTGCTCCAGGCGGCCGGGCTGCTGTTCTTCGCGTTCGCCGGGTACGCGCGGATCGCGACCCTGGGCGAGGAGGTGCGGGATCCGGCCCGGACGATCCCCCGCGCCATCCCGATCGCGCTCGGCCTCACCCTGCTGATCTACGCGGCGGTGGCCGTCGCGGTACTGGCGGTGCTGGGCCCGGAACGCCTCGCGGGGGCGGTGGCGCCGCTGGCCGACGCCGTACGCGCCGCGGGCGTCCCGGAGCTGGTGCCGGTGGTCACCGCGGGGGCGGCGGTCGCCGCGCTGGGCTCGCTGCTGGCGCTGATCCTGGGGGTGTCGCGGACGACGCTGGCGATGGCCCGCGACCGGCACCTGCCGGGCGCCCTGGCCGCCGTCCACCCCCGGTTCGCGGTGCCGCACCGCGCGGAGCTGGCCGTCGGCGCGGTCGTGGCGGTGCTGGCCGCCACGGTCGACCTGCGCGGGGCGATCGGGTTCTCCTCCTTCGGCGTGCTGCTCTACTACGCCGTCGCCAACGCCTCGGCCTGGACGCTGCGCCGGGACGAGGGGCGCCCCGCGCCGGCGGTCCCGGTGGTGGGCCTGGCCGGGTGCCTGCTGCTGGCGGCCACGCTGCCGGTCACCTCGGTGCTCGCCGGGGCCGCGGTGCTGGCCGCCGGCGCCGCCGCCTACCTCGCCCGCCGCGCCCTGGACAGGCGCGGGCGCGCCTGA
- a CDS encoding IclR family transcriptional regulator, protein MPSGDSYLRRVVAVLGAFRAEDDDLGAAELARRSGLPRSTAHRIALDLAEAGLLERRGQRVRLGLRLFEIGQRVPRPRVLRDAALPFMSDLREATRQTVHLAVPDGGEVVYVEILGSPGGPPLPSKVGGRLPVHVTGVGKAILAFSRPEVVRAVLDSELVRLSERSTVAPGLLARELNAIRREGVAYDREESGAGIVCAASPVLGPDGAVLGALSVSGWAGRVRLAAVAPAVHTASLTLSRTLREQGLAGSV, encoded by the coding sequence ATGCCGTCCGGTGACTCCTACCTGCGGCGCGTCGTCGCGGTCCTCGGCGCCTTCCGCGCCGAGGACGACGATCTCGGCGCCGCCGAACTCGCCCGCCGCAGCGGGCTCCCCCGGTCGACGGCGCACCGGATCGCGCTGGACCTGGCCGAGGCGGGGCTGCTGGAACGCCGCGGGCAGCGGGTGCGGCTCGGCCTGCGGCTGTTCGAGATCGGGCAGCGGGTGCCGCGCCCGCGGGTGCTGCGCGACGCGGCCCTGCCGTTCATGTCGGACCTGCGGGAGGCCACCCGCCAGACCGTTCACCTGGCCGTGCCGGACGGCGGGGAGGTGGTCTACGTGGAGATCCTCGGCTCGCCCGGCGGCCCGCCGCTGCCGTCCAAGGTGGGCGGGCGGCTGCCGGTGCACGTGACCGGCGTGGGCAAGGCCATCCTGGCCTTCTCCCGTCCCGAGGTGGTCCGCGCCGTCCTCGATTCCGAGCTGGTCAGGCTGAGCGAGCGCAGCACGGTCGCGCCCGGCCTGCTCGCCAGGGAGCTGAACGCGATCCGCCGGGAGGGCGTGGCCTACGACCGCGAGGAGTCCGGGGCCGGCATCGTCTGCGCGGCCAGCCCCGTCCTGGGCCCGGACGGCGCCGTGCTGGGCGCGCTGTCGGTCTCGGGCTGGGCCGGGCGGGTCCGGCTGGCCGCCGTGGCCCCGGCCGTGCACACCGCCTCGCTCACCCTGTCCCGGACGCTGCGCGAGCAGGGCCTGGCCGGCTCCGTCTGA
- a CDS encoding 2-keto-4-pentenoate hydratase has product MDAARDGARLDTASVAKAATALLDAYDSGIPIPPLTAAHPGMSVADAYAVQLRQVAAWTDAGAVIKGHKVGLTSAAMRRQLGVDQPDFGHLTHGMFVQDAAPIDTARFLQPRIEPEIALVLGRPLAGPGVTAAEAVAAVEFALPALEIIDSRIADWKITLADTIADNASSGGVVLGTTPARLDALDLPLTGCLLHRDGDLVDTGAGGAVLGSPINALVWLANVLGERGVTLEAGHVVLPGSVTAAVPVAPGNTFTAAFAGIGSVTAAFAARGEAS; this is encoded by the coding sequence ATGGACGCTGCCAGAGACGGCGCGCGCCTGGACACGGCCTCCGTGGCCAAGGCCGCCACCGCGCTGCTCGACGCGTACGACAGCGGCATCCCCATCCCGCCCCTGACCGCGGCCCACCCGGGCATGTCGGTCGCCGACGCCTACGCCGTCCAGCTGCGCCAGGTCGCGGCGTGGACGGACGCCGGCGCGGTGATCAAGGGCCACAAGGTCGGGCTGACCTCCGCGGCGATGCGCCGCCAGCTCGGCGTGGACCAGCCCGACTTCGGCCACCTGACGCACGGCATGTTCGTCCAGGACGCCGCCCCCATCGACACCGCCCGGTTCCTGCAGCCGCGGATCGAGCCGGAGATCGCGCTGGTCCTGGGCCGCCCGCTGGCCGGTCCCGGGGTGACCGCCGCCGAGGCGGTCGCCGCCGTCGAGTTCGCGCTGCCCGCCCTGGAGATCATCGACTCCCGGATCGCGGACTGGAAGATCACCCTGGCCGACACCATCGCCGACAACGCCTCCAGCGGGGGCGTGGTGCTCGGCACCACGCCGGCCCGCCTGGACGCCCTCGACCTGCCCCTCACCGGCTGCCTGCTGCACCGTGACGGCGACCTGGTGGACACCGGCGCCGGCGGCGCCGTGCTGGGCTCGCCGATCAACGCGCTGGTCTGGCTGGCCAACGTCCTCGGCGAGCGCGGCGTCACCCTGGAGGCCGGCCACGTGGTGCTGCCCGGCTCCGTCACCGCGGCCGTCCCGGTGGCCCCGGGGAACACCTTCACCGCCGCGTTCGCCGGCATCGGCTCGGTCACCGCCGCGTTCGCGGCGCGAGGGGAGGCGTCGTGA